One Paenibacillus sp. FSL H7-0737 DNA segment encodes these proteins:
- a CDS encoding rhodanese-like domain-containing protein, protein MSFKILKEITPQQVAERLKNGEAPTLLDVREPAEWVEGHVIGAKHIPLGQLLMRIDELDPNGEMIVMCLSGGRSGLACELLSEKGYNVVNMTGGLSAWTDDFLVRG, encoded by the coding sequence ATGTCTTTTAAAATTTTAAAGGAAATTACCCCTCAGCAAGTGGCGGAACGTCTGAAGAATGGAGAGGCTCCTACGCTGCTGGATGTACGCGAACCCGCCGAATGGGTGGAGGGACATGTGATCGGTGCGAAGCATATTCCGCTTGGGCAGCTGTTAATGCGTATAGATGAACTAGATCCTAATGGAGAGATGATTGTAATGTGCTTAAGTGGTGGTCGAAGCGGATTGGCTTGTGAGCTGCTGAGCGAAAAGGGTTATAACGTTGTGAACATGACGGGTGGATTAAGCGCTTGGACGGATGATTTTTTGGTACGGGGGTAA